In Bos indicus isolate NIAB-ARS_2022 breed Sahiwal x Tharparkar chromosome 10, NIAB-ARS_B.indTharparkar_mat_pri_1.0, whole genome shotgun sequence, the DNA window CATAAAGAATCTGATTTTATACGTATACACACAAAAAGAATCTGGTTTTATGGTAAAAATAATGTTATGGGTttagtgtatattttaaatatcattaacTGCCTTTGAagcttttatcatttaatttagcAGTCCTTCATAactattatattaattaattgcCTTATTACCAAAAGTATGtacaataaaatatgataaagtaGGTAACAAGTTTGGGTGAAGGAGATAGAAGGGTTAAGCAGCAGGGTGAACCCTTGGAGCTTAAAGGAATGCATGGTGCTGCATTTAGTATCTGTAGACTTACTAAAGGTGAGGTATAAGTTTATTCAAACCAAGAAGAATgctctttatttttgaaaattcaattATCCATAAGATTAATGCATAGCAGATACTCCGAAGAAGCAAAATTGTATTCATTAGTTAGTTTATGTCagttttattcttatattttttacttaACAGAATTACAGAATTGATGGGATATGAGCCAGAAGAACTTTTGGGCCGCTCAATTTATGAATATTATCATGCCTTGGACTCTGACCATCTGACCAAAACTCATCATGATAGTAAGTATAGACATTCTAATTATTTAACTGTTGCAATTTCTACTGTTTGGTTGTATATCTGACTAATCTTCCTAGACCAAACACTTGAATAAACCTCTTCTTAAGTAATCTAGATCATTAAATCTTTGTTTCATATTTGTTATAACTAATACCAGTTAAAGCAGAATCATTTGATAATATATAAAACTACCCTGGCATTTTACAAAGACAAAAAATACAGACTATTATAGTATCATTTTCAGAACTCATGGCTAAGTATTAAGAACAGTTAACACAAAGAAGGCACTCAGAAAGTAACTGTTCAATGGATTAATGAATATGAATATGATCAACATCATGCACAGTTAGTAGAAATAAGAACCTTGACATAAGATGTAATTCTCAGTTTTACTCATATGAATGTTATTTGAAGACCGCGTGATAAGTAAAATTTTGGAATTTCTCACTGGCCTGTTTAATCTGTCCCTAAATATGACTTCCCAATGTGATTGGGGATGCCTGAATGTCACTGAGTTAGCATGATTAGCCTTGAACTATAGAATGGGCCTAAGTCTGCAGTCAGGGTCTCAATACTCCATGATAACATCATCATGTTTATCTAGTACTTCTTCCAAATCAATAATTAAGATTGCCTACATTGCCAGAAGACTTTAGCATACCAACTGAAATTCACATATGCTAGCACAACTATAGCAGGAAACTATAGTAGGAATTTAAGGAACTGGTAGCAGTGCCCCTTTCTTAAATGTTCTCAGTAGAATTAGTTATTCATTCTTTAATATTTCTGATATGTTCAACATGTAAGTTGTTAAAGGAGTTTTAGTCACTGCTGTCCTTCATTCCTGGCTTTCATCTTATTTAAAGTGAAGGTTGGCAAGAAAGGAGTGTATTTGGGGGATTAGAATGGAATAGGTACTTTTTCAGCTATCCTGGggtgttttcactgtttcttaaTTTAAACAGTTACAACTGattaaacatttctctttttttctaaaacagtGATCAACAttctgcatttattcattcaattgaAAATTTGAAGTTATTTTCTCTACAtgacacttttttccttttcactcctAGTGTTTACTAAAGGACAAGTCACAACAGGACAGTACAGAATGCTTGCCAAAAGAGGTGGATATGTCTGGATAGAAACTCAAGCAACTGTCATATATAACACTAAGAACTCTCAGCCCCAGTGCATTGTATGTGTAAATTATGTTGTGAGGTAAgcttggaaaataaatatttgggggCAGCAAGTAGTAAGTCTTTGAATGCtcttttcttttatagaaaaGATTATAAATGATAACTGAATTTTCACGTTTCTACCCAATTACTGTTTTCAGTATTCTGAGTTTCTAAGGCAGCTATCTTTCACTGATTCCACTAATTACCATCAGTAGCTAGTCATCCCCATCCTTTCTactcccatttaaaaaaagactttgaaaaaataCCACATCTCTGATGGATTAGTTTGTTCTAGTCATACAGCTATCATCATAAATTATCTCAAGGcaactatattatttttataaaaagaattctGGCCCTGGAATAGTTAGGTTTGTGTCATAGCTTTGTCCCTCATTAATTCCATGACTTGGGGAAATCTCATTTCTCTGAATTTCATCCATTTAGGAGAGATAATAAAACTTACCTCAAAAGGTTAAAATGAGGATTAAGTTAAATTATTTGTGAGATTACTATAAAAGGCTGTATGATGGGACCCATGACTCTTGTGTATTCATGAACTCTTCTCTTAGTCGACTGGCTTGTGAATATTGTGGCTATCAAATTTCAGCTTGTTGACCTCTGTGACACAAACCTCCTccattttagaaattatcactttGTATTTTAATTGTTTGCACACCTACTTTCACATTGGATTTTACACTGCCTAAAGCAAGGGTTAGATATTTTGAACTTTGAATCCTCAGTTCATTTAGTAAACACTTAAAGTTTGTTGATTAAAGCagcagtggttcagtggtaaagaatccccttgaggatacaggagaccctagtttgatccctgggtcaggaacatcccctggaaaaggaaatggcaatccactccaggattcttttctgggaaatcccatggatagaggaacctggtggactacagtccattgggttgcaaaagggtcagacatgacttggcaactaaacaacaacaaaattaagcgAAACATGAAGATGGAGCTGTTGTACATCATCCCTCTTCAACTCTATCCTATAGGTGGTATCACAGATCATTTTCTTACCACCATGGAAAAAACAGTGCCCCTCTGCGAAGGACCTTTGTCATTTATATCTTAATATTCTAGGACCATCCTTAGATCATGCTTCATATATTAGTGTCCGAGAGTTCTGTGTTAATTTCATTCCATGTGGGCACAAAAGATCTGTTTATTGTCCTACATGTACTTGACTATTATATTTCTTTGTCACCACCAATCTTCTCAAAGGGATAGCTGAAATTTCTTAATTGAAATTAATCAAATTTTTGAATTATCTTGTATtgtgaattttaatataataggTCTTTATTTCATATTGGGATTTAAAACCCTGAACATGACCAGGTAGGCATGAGAGATGTTTTAAGCATCCTTCCATAAAgcagaattttgaatttttttgagaCATTTCAGAGTCCTTCTCCTCCAACATTGTGTCAAGTGGTCATTTAAGAATTACTAATCTCTCTTTTTTGACAGTGGTATTATTCAGCACGACTTGATTTTCTCCCTTCAACAAACAGAATGTGTTCTCAAACCAGTTGAATCTTCAGACATGAAAATGACTCAGCTATTCACCAAAGTTGAATCAGAAGATACAAGCAGTCTCTTTGATAAACTTAAGAAGGAGCCTGATGCTTTAACTTTGCTGGCCCCAGCTGCTGGAGACACAATCATATCTTTAGATTTTGGCAGCAATGGTGGGTCTTTAGTTATTTTGTTAATTGCCTAAACTTTACCATTTGTTGTTGATAATCATTTGGACATTGTGGCCTTGGGCCCTGTGATTTGGAGATGATGCTTCAATATCTTTAGGGCATCTCTCCTTCCCGCTTCTGACTGCTCTCAGCTGCTCTCTTTCTGTACCCTGCTGCCATGTTTTCTGCACAAGTGGGCAGCTATATGCAGCAGCCATAAGTTGAGCTAAAGAATAAATAAGGAGTCGTACCATAATATcacatattgaaaaagaaaactaatttcaAACTAGGTTAAACTTTAATGAATAAAAGGTATGAGAAGGTTGGAATGCAGGGGTTTTTAGGCTATATAGATTACAGAAGTTGTCAGTAGTGGATTGGTAGGATAACTCAGACTTACAGTTATACCATAGTATCTGCAGACTTTTAGATTAAGTAAAATTTGGTAACATTTTTGTTACTTAAGTCAACTAGACAAACCTTTTGTAAGAGGGGGCATAAATTTCTGTATATGTTAAAATCTAGGTAATCTTTAAATTGATTTTTCCCCTACAGACACAGAGACTGATGACCAACAACTTGAGGAAGTTCCATTGTATAATGATGTAATGCTCCCCTCATCTAATGAGAAATTGCAGAATATAAATTTGGCAATGTCTCCATTACCTGCCTCTGAAACTCCAAAGCCACTTAGAAGTAGTGCTGACCCTGCACTCAACCAAGAAGTTGCATTAAAGTTAGAACCAAATCCAGAGTCACTGGAACTTTCTTTTACCATGCCCCAGATTCAAGATCAGCCAGCTAGTCCTTCTGATGGAAGCACCAGACAAAGTTCACCTGAGGTAGGTGTCATAATATAATTAGAAAAGGATAACTTATAGATTTTAATGTTTGGGGATGTATTTGTAAATTTGAACCACGTGTCATAGTTTTGTTTGTGTGACTTTtagcacttttaaaatttctgcaaAAGCTATGCCTACCTTTGACCTCAGTCTCATGTTTCAGGCTCAAAAACAGGAATGTGGGAAGGAGATGCCTTAACATAAGGCAAAAGGTAAAACATACATTGCTCCTCTGTGTATTTAATATCAGCAGGACAATAAAAGTCTTGAATTTAGACATCCACAGAGGGCAATACTGTGTGCTTATGACTGCTCCAAGCCCATTCATATTACCCGTTGAGTTGGAGAATTATCTAGTAGCAAAGGGCTTTGCCCAGTTTAGTACAATTTCCATCACTGTATTGACATTCTGTGTAAGTATTATATGAAAATACCAAGTCTTACCCAGAGTAAAagctttatattaaatttaaGTTCTGTCTTGATATTAGTTTTCTCATATACAGAATAAAAACAATCTTTAAGGGCTAGCTAGGCCAAGACTGAAGGTATCAAATAGGGCTCTATATCCCAATCTAGACATACTTGATTTCAGAGCTTCTTATGTCTAAAAACATGCTCATGGACGGGGACTACTCATATTTGAGTATTATGAGTTGATAAATGAGGCTCAAGTAAGCCTTTACAAGTGAtacattattttacattaaatacTTATTCATTCAAACTGGTAAGCTAAAAGTAGGAGATCTGACATGTCATAGCCTTTCAGAGAATGTATCTATTCTCTGGGGGCTCAGTTTTGTCTAGCACAAAAATGTTggaatcattttgtttttaatccaaccaaaataaatctaacaaaaatgtTACGATGAGGAAGGCAAAAGTTTATGCTTAGGATATACAGCTATTGTTTTTTGGTTAGAATTCTTGCTGAAAACTAAACTAGTACTACATTCATTAAGGGGAATACAAGTAAAGAACTTCAGTCTGCAGCCCTGTCCCTACTCCAGCCCCCAGATTTGCTGTGTGATTTTTAGGTAGATCACTATAGCAACGTGGCCTCAGTACACAGCTAGATTCCAATGAGTGTATCATCTAGGTATTGGCCAGCTAGGCACCCTTGGGAGTTGAACTATTAGGTGAGTTTTATTCTTTAGAATAAGCAGATaaacacatcttttaattttataaatgatgttATGCACAGTTAGAAATGATTATACGGACAAAATTGTAAGTGTAAgttcaaaaatttaatttctcactAGTTAGATAATTTGATAGAAGAGAAGAGTTCTGTTGTGTATTCTCTGAGATCAGGTTTGCAAATTCTAACAACTAGCAAAACATTTATGCAAGCTTCctcagagaaaagtaaaatatattaattctttTTACAGCCTAACAGTCCCAGTGAATATTGTTTTGATGTGGATAGTGATATGGTCAATGAATTCAAGTTGGAATTGGTAGAGAAACTTTTTGCTGAAGATACAGAAGCAAAGAATCCATTTTCCACTCAGGTATATAAacttgtttattatatatattttctattaaaatttattcTCAAGTGGCTGTGGGTTTAACTTATTTTTGCTTCATAAGGTATGGCCATTGTAAAAACTCATGTATCTTGTTTTAAAGGACACTGATTTAGACTTGGAGATGTTAGCTCCTTATATCCCAATGGATGATGACTTCCAGTTACGTTCCTTCGATCAGTTGTCACCACTGGAAAACAGTTCTACAAGTCCTCAGAGTGCAAGCACAAATACAGTATTCCAGCCCACTCAAATGCAAGAACCTCCTATAGCCACCGTCACTACCACAGCCACCAGTGATGAattgaaaacagtgacaaaagATGGTATGGAAGACATTAAAATACTGATTGCATTTCCATCTCCTCCCCACGTACCTAAAGAACCTCCTTGTGCCACAACGTCACCATATAGTGATACTGGAAGTCGGACAGCCTCACCCAACAGAGCAGGAAAAGGAGTCATAGAACAGACAGAAAAATCTCATCCAAGAAGCCCTAATGTGTTATCTGTCGCTTTGAGTCAAAGGTATTTATATGTAACATTAAACTTATAGTTTGGTCATTATTCTTAAGGAAATGTGTATGatggtaaattatttttaaacatagcaaactttttcatatttatacttTAAGGAACATAAAATTGACATAACAAATTCTGAACTTAAGCACTCAAAAAATTGTTTCTAAATTAGCTTATGTATTACTTTATAGTCACATCACTTATCTAAATGTAGGAATAGGAGGTCTTCTAATAcctctaaaaataaaatccagccAGTAAGttctataaatgtataaaaactgGCCCAGTTTCTTGCAATTGCTTAAATCAGACTAGTTAACTATCCTCTCGGAGCTCTTTTTAAGCTTACCTGAAGAAAAGGTAACACACATCCCAActtaagtgtgtgtgttagttgcccagttgtatccaactctttccaaccccatggactggagcccaccaggctcctctgtccatggaattctccagacaagaatactagagtggatagccatttccttctccaggggatctcccaaccagggaccaaacccacattgcaggcagattctttaccatctgagccaccagggaagccattccaacttaaaagtattaataattcTCCATTCCAAATTGAACTTGATGGTCTTCAGTCCTCAGCATTCAATACAGATACTTAATAAGCATTTAAAACTTTTGGATGTATAGTTACagctatatttatacacacacatatatagacagATAACTAGTAGATAGATAACTATGTAGTTATATATAACCATATTATAACtactgcattttgtttttccttttcatttgtagAACACTAGCTATATCACAGATTAAATAGGTTGGTTTTTGGAGGGTGGTTTGTACTAggccttggttgcagcatgtgggacctagagatcaaacccatagaGTTGGAAATGGATATATTGATAAATACATCCATTGggtgtgcagagtcttaactcttagaccatcagggaagtccctaagtatTAAAATAGGTTTTTAAGAGGTACAATAGGAATCTAAGCATGTTTTATGACATTGCTTCTATGGAGTTAATTTGagcaaacatatggacaccaccaaaattttaagttataattTTGGTGTATGATTTGCAATAGGATTTGCTGTATTTTAACTTTGAGGCTATATAGAGAAAACGAGTCAGTGGGGCAGTGTGTGGGGACAGAAACGATTCCTTCTCCACAGTGCCTAGACTGAGATGTTAATAGCAATAGGAAAAAGCACTGCCATAGCCAGAGCTTATGGCTTTTTCTCCTGCCCTGCATCACTACTTTGACCTAGAATGCTAGTAGAGACCTTTTCCCGGAACTTGGAAAAGATCTTGCAACTTTAAATTAACAAAGAAGTATTCTACATTACTTTTCTACTGTATCACCAACCAACTTTGGAGCTCCTCTGGGCAATGACAGTGTTACTAATATTTAACTCAGTACCTAACATGGAGTACTTGCTTTATAAATGGTTATTggatgaagaaaagaatgaactTAGCAACAGAATTAGCAGTGATCTGTAATTTAGTTACACAGATgagatttttcagttttctaaataagaaaaccaaagtCCAACAAACATCTAGTcaaattaacaattttttttttcattagttcCAGTACAGTATGCACTAAACACTTTAAGAAATGAATTTACCTTTCAGAACTATATGGAAGCTTTTTCTTTACTACCTCTCTTGGTAATTTGAAAAAATCAAAGTGCTGTATCAAACCAGACAACTTGAAGTTTTAAAGATCGAAAATAACTATTAAAAGTACTACTAAGATGATATTTACATGATAGACTGAGTTATCCTTAATAAAGATaacatgtatataaaaattaaaatatgcctgTCTATATATTGAAggttttatagaattttttaagaATGCAAAACAAGACTGCATGTAGGAGAGCAGTTAGAGTAGTACCTCACTTACCCATACGCCATTCTCAACTAGATGAACAGAGCAAGGATCTATTATCATTATGTTGGGGTTCGGGGTAGGGAGCTGGTTCTTGAAAAGACAAAACATATAACAAAATTGATGTACTTGACACATAAAACAGTTCTTTACTGTTTACTATTAATTTTAGTTGCAGATAGTTCAAGTTTGATAACCAGATCAATACTGAGGGCAAAACAGCTTAGTGGGAAGATCACTGGGAAGGAGAGTGGGTATTAGGAGACCTACAGTGTACTTCCATATTTGCAGCTAATTAGGAACAGAGCAAGTTACCTAACAGGcctcaattttttcatttataaaatatgtattatatacatgtattatcTTGGGGACTAGAGCAAAGCTAAAATGAACTAATTAAGATGCAGTGTTTTATAAACAGTGAAAGCATTATTCGAATGTGAAACTGATGTTGTATTACAGTAGTCCCAAGAATATGTATGTACTAGGTGGAATGAAAGGCCACTATTTAACTCTTTAACATCAATTTAGTTCTGTtcacttctgttttataaatagggTAATGAATAGTTtaggaaattttgttttaaaaaataagctctgACTTTTAGGGCAATAAACTTTAGTATAATCAGGAAAACTTATGTATAACATTATATCCCTTAATGTTGGAAAATAGgcataatatattttgtttaaaaagctaacgggatatttttaaaataaataaaacaaccatattttttattaaaaaattgtttgCAGAACTACTGCTCCTGAGGAAGAACTAAATCCAAAGATACTAGCTTTGCAGAATGCTCAGAGAAAGCGAAAAATTGAACATGATGGTTCACTTTTTCAAGCAGTAGGAATTGTAAGTGTGACAGCATGTTTGCTTTTCTATTCTAGCTGATGTGCTATTTCTGAGTTAGATATATAGGTAACTCCTTGTATCTTCCAAATATTAATGGTACATTCTCAGAAGTTACacattggtttctttcactttgtacatgttctttcttaaaagtacaaacatttaaagaatacaGTCTCAAAAAATTCCAAACACTAGAGATGTATTTAGAGTAAGTATAGTTCTCCCCTCATTCCACACCCAGTATCATTACCaagtctctttctcttcccttttggtTACTTTTCCTTCTTACCCACAGAACACAGTCAGTGCTAGTATAAGCCATACCGATATTTTCAGACCAAATTAACTGGAAAGCATTTTTACATTGTTGTCATATGAGTGGCAAATGAATTCATCACAGcagcattaaaaaatagaatttaaataactGAGAGCAGTCTTTAAGAATCCTGCCTATGTATTGTTAGCAAATTTATACTGATTTCAAAGTccgtgatttaaaaaaaaaattcaacatagtaaaattgaaataattttactgttttcagGGAACATTATTACAGCAACCAGATGATCGTGCAACTACCACATCACTTTCTTGGAAACGTGTAAAAGGATGCAAATCTAGTGAACAAAATGGAATGGAGCAAAAGACAATTATTTTAATACCCTCTGGTTAGTTTACTCTTTCTTCCATTAAATATCACAAAGAGAATTAAAGTATATGAAACTTTTATTTAGGAGCTTTACTCCAAGTGAGAGGGATTTCCATTCCTTACCAGGATTAAAAAGTAAGGTTGCATTTTATTTGATCACTAATAGTTTCCAGATGGAACTCTGAATTATCTTCTTTGATCTGTGTCTGTGTGCTATCAATAATGAATAGAAGCTGAAACTTGTATATTTTAATGCCTTTTTCTAAATTGGTTTAAATCACTCCTCTGCACCTTCAaggttcttttattttattttattttttttcaaggttCTTTTAAACAGTTGTGACATAGCACCAGTAATGCTTGTTTGCACTTTCTTGATTACATAATTGTAGTTTTGCCTAACAGACTAAAAACCCTTCTAGAGCTAACTGGCCTTATTCTCCCCAATACCTAGTGTATAGTTGCTGTTTAATAATATTCATTGATTAGATGAATGAATACTTAGATATATAtctctttgtttttcagatttagCATGTAGACTGCTGGGGCAATCAATGGATGAGAGTGGACTACCACAGCTGACCAGTTATGATTGTGAAGTTAATGCTCCTATACAAGGCAGCAGAAACCTACTGCAGGGTGAAGAATTACTCAGAGCTTTGGATCAAGTTAACTGAGCTTTTTCATaatctcattcctttttttggACACTGGTGGCTCATTACCTAAAGCagtctatttatattttctatatctaATTTTAGAAGCCTGGCTACAAATACTGCACAAACTCGGTTAGTTCAATTTTGATCCCCTTTCTACTTAATTTACATTAATGCTCTTTTTTAGTATGTTCTTTAATGCCAGATCACACACAGCACATTTTCATAGTTCTTCGGTATTTAAACCATTGCATTGCAGtagcatcatttttaaaatgcacctttttatttatttattttgggctagGGAGTTTGTCCCTTAtcgaattatttttaataagatgccaatataatttttttaagaaggcTGTAACCTTTCATCATgatgagtttaaaaaatttttactcagttttttcacattttacataAACAATAATGATTTGCCAGCAGTACATGGTAGCCGCAATTGcacaatatattttcttaaaaaaataccagCAGTTACTC includes these proteins:
- the HIF1A gene encoding hypoxia-inducible factor 1-alpha isoform X1; its protein translation is MLGRSLTYCSVLSKWISSERRKEKSRDAARSRRSKESEVFYELAHQLPLPHNVSSHLDKASVMRLTISYLRVRKLLDAGDLDIEDEMKAQMNCFYLKALDGFVMVLTDDGDMIYISDNVNKYMGLTQFELTGHSVFDFTHPCDHEEMREMLTHRNGLVKKGKEQNTQRSFFLRMKCTLTSRGRTMNIKSATWKVLHCTGHIHVYDTNSNQSQCGYKKPPMTCLVLICEPIPHPSNIEIPLDSKTFLSRHSLDMKFSYCDERITELMGYEPEELLGRSIYEYYHALDSDHLTKTHHDMFTKGQVTTGQYRMLAKRGGYVWIETQATVIYNTKNSQPQCIVCVNYVVSGIIQHDLIFSLQQTECVLKPVESSDMKMTQLFTKVESEDTSSLFDKLKKEPDALTLLAPAAGDTIISLDFGSNDTETDDQQLEEVPLYNDVMLPSSNEKLQNINLAMSPLPASETPKPLRSSADPALNQEVALKLEPNPESLELSFTMPQIQDQPASPSDGSTRQSSPEPNSPSEYCFDVDSDMVNEFKLELVEKLFAEDTEAKNPFSTQDTDLDLEMLAPYIPMDDDFQLRSFDQLSPLENSSTSPQSASTNTVFQPTQMQEPPIATVTTTATSDELKTVTKDGMEDIKILIAFPSPPHVPKEPPCATTSPYSDTGSRTASPNRAGKGVIEQTEKSHPRSPNVLSVALSQRTTAPEEELNPKILALQNAQRKRKIEHDGSLFQAVGIGTLLQQPDDRATTTSLSWKRVKGCKSSEQNGMEQKTIILIPSDLACRLLGQSMDESGLPQLTSYDCEVNAPIQGSRNLLQGEELLRALDQVN
- the HIF1A gene encoding hypoxia-inducible factor 1-alpha isoform X2, with the protein product MEGAGGANDKKKISSERRKEKSRDAARSRRSKESEVFYELAHQLPLPHNVSSHLDKASVMRLTISYLRVRKLLDAGDLDIEDEMKAQMNCFYLKALDGFVMVLTDDGDMIYISDNVNKYMGLTQFELTGHSVFDFTHPCDHEEMREMLTHRNGLVKKGKEQNTQRSFFLRMKCTLTSRGRTMNIKSATWKVLHCTGHIHVYDTNSNQSQCGYKKPPMTCLVLICEPIPHPSNIEIPLDSKTFLSRHSLDMKFSYCDERITELMGYEPEELLGRSIYEYYHALDSDHLTKTHHDMFTKGQVTTGQYRMLAKRGGYVWIETQATVIYNTKNSQPQCIVCVNYVVSGIIQHDLIFSLQQTECVLKPVESSDMKMTQLFTKVESEDTSSLFDKLKKEPDALTLLAPAAGDTIISLDFGSNDTETDDQQLEEVPLYNDVMLPSSNEKLQNINLAMSPLPASETPKPLRSSADPALNQEVALKLEPNPESLELSFTMPQIQDQPASPSDGSTRQSSPEPNSPSEYCFDVDSDMVNEFKLELVEKLFAEDTEAKNPFSTQDTDLDLEMLAPYIPMDDDFQLRSFDQLSPLENSSTSPQSASTNTVFQPTQMQEPPIATVTTTATSDELKTVTKDGMEDIKILIAFPSPPHVPKEPPCATTSPYSDTGSRTASPNRAGKGVIEQTEKSHPRSPNVLSVALSQRTTAPEEELNPKILALQNAQRKRKIEHDGSLFQAVGIGTLLQQPDDRATTTSLSWKRVKGCKSSEQNGMEQKTIILIPSDLACRLLGQSMDESGLPQLTSYDCEVNAPIQGSRNLLQGEELLRALDQVN